In the Acomys russatus chromosome 20, mAcoRus1.1, whole genome shotgun sequence genome, ctgtctactacatctgagcagagggtctggaTCCTcaccatgcaaggtccttggttggtgcattagtctctgcagcaACAACCTCCTCCTCtactcagatttgttggctccattggtctccctgtggagctcctggccccttcaggtctttctattgcccaactcttccataagacttcctgccctacaccctgaagtttggctgtgtgtctcagcatctgctgctCTGATCCCTTGCTTGGTGGAGTATTTCAGAGGACTTCTGTGGTAGGTtagtttcctgttctttctcttcaattgcttccaaTGTCAACTCTATTTGTCCTTcttaatgagaattaagcattctccctagagtactccttgttatttattttcttttggtctgtgtattgtagtgtggttatcctgtattagctaatacccacttatgagtgagcatatatcatctgtgtctttctgggcctgtgtTGCTTCACACACGATAatttgatcttttctagttccatccatttgcctggagaTTCgaagatttctttgcttttaatagcttagtagtttTCTATTGTGAAAATGTGTGACAGTTAAGTTATAGAGGAAAGAATTTCAactgtgtcttttaaaaacttagttgTTCCTTTTGAATCATATacctttaatttttgttattcataactgtttttaaatttaaatatattctatcatattgtcattgaacatggagatgtCTAGCCAGTACCTTTATAAAACCTTCACTCCTACATTGCAACATGTATGGTAGAAGAAGGTACTACATGCTATCAAAAGAGACACATAAACatcaaaccctttgatctacaatggagttctgcctgcatgataGGCTtgggcaatagtggcacaaagcttttGGGGGTACCCAACCAATAACAACTGATTTGACTTAAAGCCCacttcatgagatggaacccatacctaatattgcttgggtgaccaagaacctgagactagatagcctaggtaaaaccaaatactatggACCTAAAAAAGGAAACTGTTCAATCTCTGAAGATCTATAGAGGTAacggaagaaactcaggaatttacaaacaatcagatgaaagaaatcaaagaaacagttcaagatctaaagatgaaaatggatataATGATGAacacacaacagaagaaaaacgggaatgtgagcaacacagaggcaggcttttctaacagaatccaagagatggaggaacgaatctcagttctagaagatacaatcatagatcatGTAGCAACCATTAAAGAttatgctaaatctggaaaaatcctcacacaaaacatttgagaaatcaaggacaccatgaaaagaagtaatctgaggataataggcattgaagaaagagaagatgccagactcaaaggcctagaaaatattttcaacaaaatcattgaagagaacttccccaatctaaaagagatgcctataaacatacaagaggtctacagaacaccaaagagaatagaccagaaaagaaaaacttcctgtcacataataaccaaaacacaaattatacagaacaaagaaagaatattaaaagctgcaagggccaaataacatttaatggcaaacctataagaattacacctgacttttcaacagagaccataaaagccagaagcgTCTGGACAGAAGTCCTGCAAACTTTAActgaccacagatgccaggccagactactttacccagtgaaactatcaataaccattgatggagaaaacaaaatagtccgtgacaaaaacaaattcaaacagtacctatccacaaatccaactttacagaaggtactagaaggaaaactccaatccaaagggacaagctacacacaaaattacacaggaaatagcTAACCAAACCATCacaaacacacaaccacacacactttCTACTGAAATCAACaccaaaattaagactcttaacagtcactggtcattaatatctctcaacatcaatgatctcaattctccaataaaaaagacacagactaactgaatggatgcataaacaatatccaacattcttctgcattcacgaagcacatctcacccataaagatagacattacctcagggtaaaggctttgaaaaaatattccaagcaaatggtcacaagaagcaagcggGTGTAGCCatattaatatctaataaaatagactttcaaccaaaattaatcaaaagggatgaagaaggacacttcatgctcatcaaaCGTAAAGTCAACCACGATGACATCacaattatgaacatctatgctcccaatacaagggcacccacatttgtaaaagaactattaatgAAGCATAAACCACAcgttgatccccacacaatactagtgggagacttcaacaccccagtatcactgaaggataggtcattgaaacagaaactaagctgagaaataacatcattaaccaatgccatgaatcaaatggatctaacagatatctacagaatttttcatcccaacaaaaaggaataaaccttcttctctgcaccccatggaatcttctccaaaattcatcacatagtaggtcacaaagcaagcctcaacagatacaagaggattgaaacaataccttgtatcatatcgtatcaccatggtcttaggctgcacttgaacaacaacagaaataacaaaaagcctacacatacatggaaactaaacaactctctacaaaattaactcacaaaggtcagtagccttcctatatacaaatgtcaatcatgcagaggaagaaaataggaaaactacacccttcacattagctacgagtgatataaaatatctaggagttactctaacaaagcaagtaaaggacttgtttgaaaaaatttcaaaactctaaagaaagagtttgaagatgacatgagaaggtGGAAGAGTTTCCCTTGtttatggattgggagaattaacatagtgaaaatggccatcttaccaaaagcaatttacagaatcaATACAATCTCTATCAAAAAATctactcaattttttaaaagacattgaaagatcaattctcaactttatatggaaaaacaaaaaacctagaatagctaaaataatattatacaataaaagatcctcaggaggaatctccatacccaatctcaagatatattatagagcaatagtaattaaaactgcacagtactggcacagcaatagctggttaatcaatggaattgaatcaaagatccagaaatgaatccacacacatatagtcacttgattttttgacaaagaagccaaatatattcaatggaaaaaagatagcaccttcaacaaatggtgctggtctaacaggatgcctacatgtacaaaaatgcaattagacccatatttgtcaccacgcacaaaactcaagtccaagtggatcaaagacctcaatataaaaccggAGAtgctaaattggttagaagaaaaagtgggaaagagcctggaacacattggcacaagagacaacttcctaaacagaacaccaacagcccaagtcttaaggtcaacaactaataaatgggacctcatgaggctgagaagcttctgtaaggcaggggacaaagcgacagcctacagactgggaaaagatcttcaccaaccctacatctgacaaaggtctaatatccaaaatatagaaagaactcaagaaattaaacaccaccaaactaaataacccaattgagaaatggggcttggaactaaacagagaattctcaacagaggaatatcaaatggctgagaaacacttaaagaaatgctcaacctccttagtcatcagggaaatgcaaatcaaaacaactctgagattccatcttacacccatcagaatggctaagatcaaaaattcaaatggcaccacatgctggcaaggatgtggagagagaggaacacactttcattgctggtgggaatgcaaactagtacaaccactttggaaatctatctggcgctatctcataatactgggaataaagcttcctcaagacccagctattccactccttggaatatacccagaagatgctccagcacacaagaaggacatatgctcaaccatgttcatagtgaccttattcataatagccagaacatggaaacagcctaggtgtccatcagtagaagaatggataaactaactgtggtatatttacactgtggaatactactcagctattaaaaacaaggaattcccgaaatttgtggacaaatggattgaagtagaaattaccataatgagtgtgttaaccaagaagcaggaagactcacatggcatatactcacttacatctgtaCACTTGCCCAAGGgctatgtcccatgaaagtcttcacttaccaggaaagtgggacagaggggggacatcctactgggactctaggtgagaaaaccatggaagaatatggaaataaaaggatctagagggtcctagaaaccttcaagaagaacatcattatgggcagatctgggcccagtcatcctgctcaaaatatggcaccagccaaggacaatacatgcagtaaacttcgaacccctacccagatctagctaatggacaggacattctccacagtcgagtgatGAGTGGAGACTgaatttcacatgaactctggtgccccatatttgaccacgtcccctggatggagagtcctggtggcactcagaggaaggatagcaggctaccaagagacttgataccctatgagggggaggagggccctctcagtcacagtcataggggaggggagtagagggaaagcaggagggaggaaggaatgagaagatacaaaggacaggataacaatttagatgtaatataaataaattagtaagtgtgtgtgtgtgtgtgtgtgtgtgtgtgtgtgtaagaatgaacaaaaggaaaagagaaagaaagagaaatgtatcCTTACATCAATAAGGActtatatgaaaaatttaaagaaaacaagctaATTTTCACTTTTGAAACAGTAGACAGATGTCAGACTTGAAGGTTTGGTCTAGGAATGAAAATAAGATGAGATGCTTATCTTGCAAAGAGAGGAGTTTTCTCCTTTACAAATAAGCTTATTTAACTTAGGACTTTAAAACTTTTCTGAATCACTTTTCTGTGTTGCAcggctaaaacaaacaaacaagcatgcaGCTCCTTTGCTCGGTCTGGGGCATGGGGAGGGAGGTACTTATTCTACTTTCTGGAATGTTGTATGACCTGATTCTAGAATCACAAAGTAACagcaacatatatatatatatatatatttcacaattCCAGCTGCaccataattttattcttttctatttctttgttttctttgaatttttttaatgatagtggaaaaataaaacaaaattttcagcTCCCTAAATGATTAGGATTACAGGTTAAAACTAACTTTTCCACTATTCAGTCTTAACACAAGTATTTCATGTTAGCAAGTGTGAATAGGTCTGTGACTGTGTGCTCAGATTTGCACATCAGGTCCAACAGTGACAGAAGCAGGCATGCGTCAATTCATGCACCTCAGAACAGTGCAGAGAGCAGAGCCTCTTCTGTACCCTGGCAAAGCCCTTCCTTTAAGACATTCTAGAAGCAGAATTTGTTGTCCCAGGTAATAAAACACGGCTTGTAATCTGTTTGCATCAGACACATTTCTTCTATTGTCTTCCCTCATCACCTTCTTGCTAGTCTCATTTCTCACCCCGAATAATTCTCACTgtgttttcctgtctttcttttttttatcttttatttttattcactttacagcctgatcgaAGCCCCTCCCTCTGACCTTCCCAGACCCAACTTCAcacttcttcctttattttcccatctccttaTCCTCAAAGGAGAGGACCCCCATGGGTACCAGCCTACCCtagcacatcaaatcacatcattCCAGCTAtgagaaaggaatccaaaggcaggtaacagagtcagagacagtcctcagGCGCTAATTgttagaggatccacatgaagaacaagatCGCCATCTGCTTCATGTGTGCGGGGGCTTAGGCCCcgcccatgtatgctctttgattggcacttcagtctctgtgaacgcccatgggcccaggttagtttactctgtaggtcttcttaggGTGTCTttgacccttccagctccctcaatccttccttgtactcttctacaagactccttgagctctgcctattgtttggttgtgggtctctgcatctgtttccatcagctgctggatgaagacaCTCAACATTCAGTGACGCTAGGCTCCTGTcagcaaacatagcagagtattgttgaTATTGTTAGGGTTGGCTCCTTCCCATGTGGTGTGTCTCAAGTTGGTGAGTGATTGGTGGATATGGAATTCTCTCTCATGTTTTAGATGGCCCAGCTTCTTTACATAATCTccaatatgtttatatataagcctattaaatattaaaatggagtAAGAGTTAAATTAATGGAGGCAAATAAAATTTGTTATTACAGAACTTTAAtaacaagtaaaaataataatcactGTAATGAACAACAATGGAAAACTATTTAATAAATTCTCATTCACATATGTGATGGGCTACGGCCCAAAGGATATAAATGCGAGCTTTAAATGACTACTAATAACTAAAAATGTGGCAGTTTATTTTTCGTtgataaaaagcaaaaactatcattttgttctgttgacagtgtcctttgccttacagagaagtttttcagttttatgaggtcccatttattaattgttgatcttagagcctgagctagtactgttctgttcaggaaattgtctcctgtgccaatgagttcaaggctcttccccactttttcttctaacagatgtagtgtgtctggttttatgttgaggtctttaatccactcagACTTTAgcttgtgcagggtgataaatatggatctacttgtattttttctacatgtagatatgcAGTTATAACACTaagagaagatcttcaccaaccctacatttgacaaaggaccAGTATCCTAAATATGcaaagtactcaagaaattaaacatcaccaaaacaagtaacccaattaagaaatggggctcagagctaaacagagaattttcaacagagggatggttgagaaacacttaaagaaatgctcaatgtccttactcatcagggaaatgcaaatcaaaacaactctgagatcccatcttacacccttctgaatggctaagatgaaaaattcaagtgacagcacatgctggtgagggtgtaaagaaaaggaaacactcctccattgctggtgggagtgaaaacttgtacaaccactttggaactcaatctggtgctttctcggaaaattaggaatagtgttACCTCAGGACCCACTATATCGCTTCTGGGTagatacctgaaagatgctccaccttacaaaaaagatatttgctcaactttgttcatagcagccttattcataatagccagaacctggaaacaacctagatgttcctcaaccaaagaatggataaagaaaatgtggtacatttacacaatggactcagctattaaaaacaaggaaatcttgaaatttgcaaacaaatggatggaactagaaatgatcatcctgagtgaggtaatccagactcagaaagacatgcacaatatatactcacttataagtggatattatcccaacatagatgtcctctgagagtctccactcagctggggattgggacagatgctgggacacaCTGCTGGATTTCAGATgcgagtggtatggaagaatggggcaaTAGAACCCTCTGGGttcaggagcttcacaaggagacctggtagatctggacccagggggtctgcacaaactgctgtaccaaccaaggacaatgcatgcaataaacttGGACCCCCCCCTCAGTTtagatcaagccaatggacagctcattctccacagttgtgaggagagtggagactgcttctgacatgaattctggtgtcaCCAATTTGATCACTtgtccttggtggggaggtctgggggcacacagggaaggggaatcaggctattcagatgatacctgataggctatggccataaggttggggaggaggtcctcttctgtcagaagtctaggtgatgggaatagggtaaaagagggagggagggtaggaatgggaaggtacaaatgagggaataacaattgggatataatctggataagtcataaaaaaaagaaaaaaacatatatatggaaaaatgtGATTGAGTATTGAAATAAAGAGTGTATTGTGTGTTATTCATACATCTATTTAATTTAAAGCTGAAATTTGTTAAGTCAACATTTTTAACCCTCCTCTCTGACTTGTAAGAACTCCATgtgtttttccttatttaaaagtctattttgcaAATTTTCAAAGTGGATATACATTTCcttcatagaagaaaacaaaaagatttttatagAAAACCAGGAAAAACTGAAAACTCAGGCAAGAGAAGGCGCTCCTTGTTGACTCCATCCCCGTTAACAATGCAAAGACTCTGGTTGCCTGAGGGACAAGGCTGTACCCTCTGCAGATGGCATCTGTGGCTCTCACGCACCACTGCAAATCACTGCTCCAGCCTTCTCTGCCTTAGATGTTTCGTTGTGTTTTTTTCATTCTGCCTGAGAAGTCAGAACACTGTTGTGGAGGCACTTACTATGCCTGGCTATGTTCTTTCCAACTGTATCAAGAATGCTCACATGCTATCTTGGCTGACCTTTTCAGTTATCAGCTCTCACTCTCCTCAATTCCTTTTCAACATCCCCTGCTGAGGTCTGACCTTGACCTAACTAGAATCATGAGGGACCTACCAGTACCTGCTCAGTGCAGCACACAATGCCCCAGTGCCTTCTCCTACGCAGCTACTGTCTTCTCAGGAGGCCCTAACAGTTGAGCTTTAAAGAAGTAACAGCTAAAAGGGAGCTCACTAACTTTTGTCTCCTCTGTCTAAGGTGGGTGAGTCATGGCATGGAGCATGAAAGGATAGGAGTTCAGTTGATGTGTTTGGACTTAGAGATTGATTGTTGCTGCTCCATTCCTGAAGAATCTAGGGGAGATGGTAGGATGAGATAGTGGTGTGCTTAGCAAGACTACAGAGCCCAAGGTTATCTCAAGAGTAGGCAAGACAGGATATTGTATCAAAAGTGTTCAATACTCATGAAGAGTACTCTTCTTCAGAGGCAGGATAATCTCTTGGATAACAGAGCTTGGGTTCCCTTGAGATTGTGACATGATGGGGTTCTTTTTCTACTCGCTATCCCAAAATACCCCCCCCAAAGAGTTTGATATTCACTCAGAAGATTCCTAACACAGTCAAGTGTGCCTGTAGTGTCACTGATCTTTGTCTTGATTCAAAGATCCAATCTCTAAATCctatatctcaaaaaaatataaactTCCTTTCCTCTATGGCTCCAGTAATGCCTAGAAACCTCCAGttgctctgttttcattttgtatcttTGCAAAAAAACAAATGTGGATGGAATTTAGGGTAAAGAGTTTTCCTTTCAAGAAATGTAAAGCACCTCCATGCTAAAGAATGCAAATGTGCACATAGAGTAGAAACTTCGATCCTTGCCTGTTTCCTGAGTATTCACAGATTTGTCACTGGAGCTCAATAATTTTAATCTCTTAGATGATTAGTCAAAGTTTAGCTTTTCATAGATATTTGTTCTTGAAGTGGGAGTGGGATAGGCTTTTTAAAGTGGAGTGTGGAGTGGGCCATTCTTTCCAAAGCTGTTTTAGCATTCTGATTATGTGCCCTTGGGCAATTATATCAAAAGGTGTCATGTGAGACAGCATCTCAGGACATAACTACATCAGAAGGAAAAATGGTCAAATATCTCCAGGTACAATGGTCACTCTTGTTCTTCATCATGCTCGATTTGGTGCTCCTGTCTGGTGAGTAATTTTGCTTTCATGTAGGAATGCAAAGTTTTGTGTATGTTAACATTGCAATGTAAAGAGAATGCTTCAAATTAAAAGTGATATGAGTGaaaaatatgtatgaatatagGTACAGACAATTTATATACGTGCTTGCCCACCCATACGTGGAGAGACAGTGGAATCTGGTCTTGAGAGAGAAAGTTTTGGTTTTGCTATTTAATAATCAATAGGAATTTGTTTCATATAAATGCAGATTGTGGGACCTAATGCTCAGAAGAAAGCATTCAGCAAGGGAGTTAGTGAAAATGGCCAGCTGTACGTCTTCATCTGGAGAACACCCCAAAAGTACTCAAAAATGCCTGCCCCACAGTGATCTCTGGTGGCTCAGAGTCTCTGTGAACTTTTTGGAGAAGAGATCACAGAGTTCTCAGTTTTTCACACACCTGTTGAAAATTCCTGAATATCAACATAGCAAGTTGTTGTTTTCCTCCCTGTAAAGTATGAGGTCCAAGCCAAAAGATCCTAAAGTGCTGACATTTCCCCCATCTTTCCTATGGCCTATGGTATCAGCCCTGAATCCTTTCCAGCTTGGCCATTATTAATCAACAGAAGCATTTGGTACTCTGGGCTGGCAGCCTCCTAGAGGTGATACAAATTCCCTCTGCTGATTATTTAGAGGGGCAGGAGTGTTGGTTCACATTTATTAAAGGgatgaacaaatatataaatgaaataatgttttCAATTACTTCAAGGTTACTTACTAAggattttgtgatttttgtcaGACGATTAGGTTAAGGTTTATCGGGAATTAAGTTTTGTAACATATTTGTGCACTCTCCAGTTCCAGATGCTCGAGAGTGGTGGCCACCATATGGAATTATTAAGGTAACTGCCAACTGCATTTTCCAGTACTCAATTTGAATCCAATTTCTAAAGgactttttttaaattgtatgagtgtattgcctgcttgtatgtaagTATACTACATATGTGCTGAGTGCTCATGGAGGACAGAAAAGAATGCTGATCTTTCTAGAACTGGAGGGACCAATTGTTACAAGCttccatgagggtgctgggaacagaactctggtcctctgcaaaagtaacaAGTGCTTTTAGGCatcaagccatctcaccaggctctaattctaatattttaattttttatttatcttttctttgagaatttcatacaggaGTATCTTCATTTCATCTATTCTTATCCCCTCTCTGACTTCTATTAGACTCCTCTATGTTCCCCTAACAATTTcctatcttcttcatttttttcttttcagaacccACAGACTCAAACTAGCTGCCCATATGTACATGGAGCACTCATGCTCCAATGAGtcttattgttttttaaacttatgatttcaaaagtttaccacaacaagaaaatttatgaAATTCTCCAAGGTCTATTCACATGAGGGTTACACAGCCCACAGTTGGTTAGGGTCTACAATAGAGTGATAGAacctgggaacacacacacacacacacacacacacacacacacacacacactattgtttGGAAACTACATTTCTGAATGATGACAGTTTGCATTTGACAGGTGTGAGGGGTTCTTAGGGACCCACAGCCTTGAGCCTTCAAAAAGTTCCTGCTCTCAAGGAGTTGTACTTTTGTAGAGAGAGTGGACAGAACACAATCTTGTAGgttgaaaatatgaaaagcagAAATCTCTTGGATTCTGGAAGCAGGAAAATGTAAAGGAAGGAGGAATCTTTGAGCAGAGGCTCAACTTATGTGTTCAATTCCTGTGTGAGTAAaacagagggattttttttcttattctgctcAGCTTTGTGTATATTGTGGGGTCAACACATGTGATGAGTGAAATAAAGGATAAATTACAGGTTAtttcttttgtgcttttataGATTCACTGCATagaattcttttgttttagaAGTGTTGTGACTTTAGCTTTGCttaattcaaaattttaatttttttttcttttccctcactGTTGCTTACCAGGACTCTGAGTGGTCCTCACCACAGGAAATGATGCTTATCAAACAGTGTAGATAGATTCTAGTGCCATTGCTCTATATTTAGATACACTAGAAGAGCCTTGGATACTGGAATATGATTTTGTCTTGCTTAGATTCCTCTAATACAATCCATAAGTGACCTTTTGTTTGAGGATGGTTCTaattatctctttatttttttctgctcaaTTTCAGATCAAATGTCCTTATAAGAAAGTATATTTGAGTTGGTTCAATAAAACGGTGGACCCCTGCCCTAATGTAAAACAGCCCATCTGTGGCACCAATTTTGTGACCTACGCGAATCCCTGCATTTTGTGTCTTGAGAGCTTGTGAGTCttctggggtgtgggggagggataGAAGAAGGCTAAGACTAACCTTCTTGGTTATGATTTCTGTCCACTACACCCTAGCCAAGCCCAGCAGCCATGAGATGAGTCTTGCTCTCCCATTGGTGGAGACAGCAATCAATCAGTCTCTCCTTAGACGAGCCATAGTAACAGAAGGTTCTACTGGCATAT is a window encoding:
- the Spink14 gene encoding serine protease inhibitor Kazal-type 14 translates to MVKYLQVQWSLLFFIMLDLVLLSVPDAREWWPPYGIIKIKCPYKKVYLSWFNKTVDPCPNVKQPICGTNFVTYANPCILCLESLKSRGRIRFYHDGRC